In bacterium (Candidatus Blackallbacteria) CG13_big_fil_rev_8_21_14_2_50_49_14, one genomic interval encodes:
- the rsgA gene encoding ribosome small subunit-dependent GTPase A has protein sequence MHVLSSWGWSPFFQAFFQDFQAHPVLAARVISEYPDLWRVVSEAGEELLEISGKFRHQAMGREDFPAVGDWVVLDNSRAQRRIEAVLPRRSAFIRRTAGSRDQAQVVAANLDTVFLVMALNHDFNLRRLERYLAIAWESNAQPVIVLNKADLVSDPTAALSEIERIATGVPILVLSALERKGIEQLNPWLGSGKTVALLGSSGVGKSTLVNALLGENRQLTSELSSFQDKGKHTTTRRDLLQLPGEALILDTPGMRELQIWEAGSGIEHSFEEIQALIQACRFRNCQHGQEKGCAVQEALASGVLEPGRWQNYRKLMREEAHQERKHSQIAQIEEKKRWKQIHKSFRQRNLERSRYSD, from the coding sequence ATGCACGTATTATCTTCTTGGGGCTGGAGCCCCTTTTTCCAAGCTTTTTTTCAGGATTTTCAAGCTCACCCCGTTTTGGCTGCACGCGTGATCAGTGAGTATCCCGATCTGTGGCGTGTGGTCTCTGAAGCTGGCGAAGAATTACTTGAGATCAGCGGAAAATTCAGACACCAGGCGATGGGGCGCGAAGATTTTCCTGCCGTGGGCGACTGGGTGGTTTTAGACAATTCACGCGCGCAACGGCGGATTGAAGCCGTTTTGCCCCGACGCAGTGCTTTTATTCGCAGAACAGCCGGTAGCCGCGATCAAGCCCAGGTGGTGGCAGCAAATTTAGATACGGTTTTTCTGGTCATGGCCTTGAACCATGATTTTAACCTCAGGCGACTGGAGCGCTATCTGGCCATCGCCTGGGAAAGCAATGCCCAACCTGTGATTGTTCTGAATAAGGCTGACTTGGTTTCAGATCCCACTGCTGCGCTTTCTGAAATAGAAAGAATTGCTACAGGGGTGCCAATCTTGGTGCTTTCAGCGCTTGAAAGAAAAGGGATTGAACAATTGAATCCCTGGTTGGGATCGGGAAAAACCGTGGCGCTTTTAGGTTCTTCAGGTGTGGGGAAATCGACCCTCGTCAATGCACTGCTGGGAGAAAACAGACAATTGACTTCCGAACTCAGCAGTTTTCAAGACAAAGGCAAACATACCACCACACGTCGCGATTTACTGCAATTGCCAGGGGAAGCCCTGATTTTGGATACCCCAGGGATGCGTGAATTGCAGATTTGGGAAGCGGGAAGTGGGATAGAACATAGTTTTGAAGAAATTCAAGCTTTGATTCAAGCCTGCCGTTTCAGAAATTGTCAGCATGGACAAGAAAAAGGCTGTGCTGTTCAGGAAGCCTTGGCGTCTGGTGTTTTGGAGCCTGGACGTTGGCAAAATTATCGTAAATTGATGCGTGAGGAAGCGCATCAAGAGCGAAAACACAGTCAAATCGCACAAATCG